From Amycolatopsis sp. cg9, one genomic window encodes:
- a CDS encoding sigma-70 family RNA polymerase sigma factor: protein MDALTERFEQERPRLRAVAYRMLGSAAEADDALQEAWLRFHRTGAAEIDNVPAWLTTVVARVCLSALRARRTHPEETLDGQPEPDDERRDPAQEAELADEVGLALLVVLDALAPAERVAFVLHDMFAVPFDEIAPMLGKTPAATRQLASRARRRVKGGSVADADVPRRRKVVEAFLAASRGGDFEALLALLAPDVVLHADPFVGPSPAPIVLRGVESVRRGAILASERARASELALVDGAPGLLMVREGRLAVVLAFRVEDDRIAGIEVIADPDRLAKLELAVID from the coding sequence GTGGACGCGCTGACCGAGCGGTTCGAGCAGGAGCGGCCGCGGTTGCGCGCGGTCGCCTACCGGATGCTGGGTTCGGCCGCCGAAGCCGACGACGCCCTCCAGGAAGCCTGGCTGCGGTTCCACCGCACCGGCGCCGCCGAGATCGACAACGTCCCCGCGTGGCTGACCACCGTGGTCGCGCGCGTGTGCCTCTCGGCGCTGCGGGCGCGCCGCACCCACCCCGAGGAGACCCTCGACGGGCAGCCCGAGCCCGACGACGAGCGCCGCGATCCCGCGCAGGAGGCCGAGCTGGCCGACGAGGTCGGGCTGGCGCTGCTGGTCGTGCTCGACGCGCTGGCCCCGGCCGAGCGGGTCGCGTTCGTGCTGCACGACATGTTCGCGGTGCCGTTCGACGAGATCGCGCCGATGCTCGGCAAGACGCCGGCCGCGACCCGGCAGCTCGCGAGCCGCGCCCGCCGCCGCGTCAAGGGCGGGTCGGTGGCGGACGCGGACGTGCCCCGGCGGCGCAAGGTCGTCGAAGCGTTCCTGGCGGCCTCCCGCGGCGGCGACTTCGAGGCGCTGCTCGCCCTCCTCGCCCCGGACGTCGTCCTGCACGCGGACCCGTTCGTCGGCCCGAGCCCGGCGCCGATCGTGCTGCGCGGTGTCGAGAGCGTCCGCCGCGGCGCGATCCTGGCGTCCGAACGCGCCCGCGCGAGCGAACTGGCCCTCGTCGACGGCGCGCCCGGCCTGCTCATGGTCCGCGAGGGACGGCTCGCGGTCGTCCTCGCGTTCCGCGTCGAGGACGACCGGATCGCGGGCATCGAGGTCATCGCCGACCCCGACCGGCTGGCGAAGCTCGAGCTGGCCGTCATCGACTGA
- a CDS encoding (2Fe-2S)-binding protein, whose protein sequence is MKPDWTAPATRLADAEWVRARIGGAAKLYGCARPEVLGTIWWYSLSSVLVAPAVEGLVAGRLVDPSLDAVELDLVADGRFLGARSTRALDGGLPELGAALKVALGTAIGTIAAVSGARERALGAIATDSIGNRLLWTPDPSRALALAEPLVAAIGLGLPKPRFVHVGRTPAVRRASCCLIYEVGNPKCVSCPRQTPAERDARLRAALSR, encoded by the coding sequence GTGAAGCCCGACTGGACCGCCCCCGCGACCCGGCTCGCGGACGCGGAGTGGGTCCGGGCCCGCATCGGCGGCGCCGCGAAGCTGTACGGGTGCGCGCGGCCGGAGGTGCTGGGCACGATCTGGTGGTACTCGCTCTCGTCGGTGCTGGTGGCGCCGGCGGTCGAGGGCCTGGTCGCCGGTCGCCTCGTCGATCCGTCCCTGGACGCCGTGGAGCTGGACCTCGTCGCCGACGGCCGGTTCCTCGGCGCCCGGTCCACCCGCGCGCTCGACGGCGGGCTGCCCGAGCTGGGGGCGGCGCTCAAGGTCGCCCTCGGCACCGCGATCGGCACCATCGCCGCCGTCAGCGGGGCCCGGGAGCGGGCGCTGGGCGCCATCGCGACCGACTCGATCGGCAACCGGCTGCTCTGGACGCCCGATCCCTCGCGGGCGCTCGCCCTGGCCGAGCCGCTGGTGGCCGCGATCGGCCTCGGCCTGCCGAAGCCGCGGTTCGTGCACGTCGGGCGCACCCCGGCCGTGCGGCGGGCGTCGTGCTGCCTGATCTACGAGGTGGGCAACCCCAAGTGCGTGAGCTGCCCGCGTCAGACGCCCGCCGAGCGCGACGCCCGGCTTCGCGCCGCGCTCAGTCGATGA